One stretch of Siphonobacter curvatus DNA includes these proteins:
- a CDS encoding terminase small subunit, whose amino-acid sequence MTELKLSEKQKRFCDEYLIDLNGTQAAIRAGYSPRTADVKAAQLLKLPQIRSYIEEKKSQLNQQLENKYLINKERVLLEYARIAFADLRCYFNPNGSLKEVTELTEDEAAALASSETEEMKEMGIPIGETKKIKLWDKLRALEGIRKVMGYDAPVKQDHTTKGESLNKGFGDFLQQVNQVK is encoded by the coding sequence ATGACAGAGCTTAAATTATCAGAAAAGCAGAAGCGGTTTTGCGATGAGTACCTGATTGATTTGAACGGTACTCAGGCGGCTATCCGTGCTGGCTATTCGCCCCGGACAGCAGACGTAAAAGCTGCTCAATTATTAAAGCTGCCTCAGATTCGATCCTATATCGAGGAAAAGAAATCTCAACTTAACCAGCAGCTTGAAAATAAGTACCTGATCAACAAGGAGCGGGTACTGCTTGAGTATGCCCGAATCGCCTTCGCAGACCTCCGGTGCTATTTCAATCCGAACGGTTCACTTAAAGAAGTAACTGAACTAACCGAAGATGAAGCCGCCGCTTTGGCAAGCTCTGAGACTGAGGAAATGAAGGAGATGGGTATTCCTATCGGTGAGACTAAAAAGATTAAGCTCTGGGACAAGCTCAGAGCATTAGAGGGTATCCGTAAAGTGATGGGCTACGACGCCCCCGTCAAGCAGGACCATACCACGAAAGGGGAAAGTCTGAATAAGGGGTTTGGTGATTTTTTACAGCAAGTGAACCAGGTAAAATGA
- a CDS encoding D-Ala-D-Ala carboxypeptidase family metallohydrolase has translation MEKISTFVSYKEATSSATAARLGIDNTPGTETLKRMAYVADRVHTPLREHFNIPIPVTSFYRSSKLNSAIGGARSSQHVKGEAMDLDLGSGVNGTRNRDLFDYIRKYLAFDQLIWEFGTDEDPDWVHVSLAKEGNRREILKATKVAGKTVYAPFK, from the coding sequence ATGGAAAAGATCAGCACCTTCGTAAGCTACAAAGAGGCTACATCCAGTGCTACGGCGGCTCGACTAGGTATTGATAATACACCTGGCACTGAGACGCTGAAACGTATGGCGTATGTAGCCGACCGGGTGCATACGCCGCTTCGAGAACACTTCAATATACCCATCCCAGTTACATCCTTTTACCGGTCTTCTAAGCTGAATTCCGCTATTGGCGGCGCTCGCAGCTCACAACATGTAAAAGGTGAAGCGATGGACTTGGACCTTGGCTCGGGCGTAAACGGCACACGGAATCGGGACCTTTTCGACTATATCCGAAAATACCTGGCTTTTGATCAACTCATCTGGGAGTTTGGCACAGACGAAGATCCTGACTGGGTGCATGTATCTCTCGCAAAAGAGGGCAACAGACGTGAAATACTCAAGGCTACGAAAGTAGCTGGTAAGACGGTCTACGCGCCGTTCAAATAA